The following are encoded in a window of Paenibacillus polymyxa genomic DNA:
- a CDS encoding SDR family oxidoreductase: MNVLVIGANGKVGRHLVRLLGQNKSHRVKALIRHSDQAEALERLGAETVVADLEGTVGDIAAAIKGSDAVVFTAGSGGKTGADKTLLIDLDGAVKAMEAAEQAGIQRFVMVSALHAENREQWPASIKPYYVAKHYADRLLEASNLDYTILRPGGLTDDVGTGKVATGEELTSHTISREDVAAAVVAALEEQRTYHRAINLVSGSTPIAEAIRL; encoded by the coding sequence GTGAACGTACTGGTGATTGGCGCAAATGGAAAAGTAGGCAGACATCTTGTCCGTCTACTGGGGCAGAATAAATCGCATCGCGTAAAGGCGTTGATCCGCCATTCGGATCAGGCCGAAGCGCTTGAACGTTTGGGAGCAGAAACGGTGGTAGCTGACCTCGAAGGGACGGTTGGTGATATTGCCGCAGCTATAAAAGGCAGCGATGCTGTCGTATTCACAGCAGGCTCCGGTGGAAAAACAGGAGCGGATAAAACGCTGCTTATCGACCTGGATGGAGCGGTCAAGGCGATGGAAGCCGCCGAACAAGCGGGTATCCAGCGCTTCGTTATGGTCAGCGCCCTACATGCGGAGAATCGGGAGCAGTGGCCTGCATCCATTAAACCGTATTATGTGGCGAAGCATTACGCTGACCGCTTGTTGGAAGCGAGCAACCTGGACTACACGATTCTTCGTCCGGGTGGCCTGACGGATGATGTGGGCACCGGAAAAGTTGCTACCGGTGAGGAGCTCACCAGCCACACCATTTCTCGTGAAGATGTGGCGGCAGCGGTGGTAGCAGCGCTGGAGGAACAGCGGACGTATCATCGTGCAATTAATCTGGTTTCTGGCAGTACGCCTATTGCTGAGGCAATCCGGCTGTAA
- a CDS encoding TetR/AcrR family transcriptional regulator — MSPRNGVKLQDILRAAEDIANEQGMEDVTLTTLAQKLHIRPPSLYNHVNGLNGLRQVLALHSLEQLEEALMSAAVGRAGEDALTAMGNAYMRYARERPGLYEAMQYATDRNDTEMRQAADRVAELVITVLSSGYGFKEEDCIHAARGFRSLLHGFASLEQKGGFGLPMEVDRSIEVMMATFLAGLRVRQKRDVELTKEV, encoded by the coding sequence ATGTCGCCTAGAAACGGAGTAAAACTGCAAGATATCCTGCGGGCTGCCGAGGACATTGCCAATGAACAAGGGATGGAGGATGTCACGCTCACCACACTGGCGCAAAAGCTGCACATTCGCCCTCCGTCCTTGTATAACCACGTGAACGGATTGAATGGACTGCGCCAAGTACTGGCATTGCACAGCCTCGAACAGTTGGAGGAAGCTTTGATGAGCGCAGCGGTTGGTAGAGCGGGCGAAGATGCGCTGACCGCTATGGGGAACGCGTATATGCGGTATGCTCGCGAGCGACCAGGTTTGTATGAAGCGATGCAGTATGCAACTGATCGAAATGATACCGAAATGAGGCAGGCTGCGGATCGCGTGGCTGAGCTGGTCATTACCGTCCTGTCCAGTGGTTATGGCTTTAAGGAAGAAGATTGCATTCATGCAGCGAGGGGATTCCGTAGTCTGCTTCATGGATTCGCCTCACTTGAACAAAAGGGCGGCTTTGGTTTACCTATGGAGGTGGACCGGAGTATTGAGGTGATGATGGCTACCTTTTTGGCAGGTCTGCGTGTGCGGCAAAAGCGAGATGTCGAGCTTACCAAAGAAGTCTGA
- a CDS encoding ABC transporter ATP-binding protein, producing the protein MEPKPLPAIEFNHIIKYFTGSGQQRAVLNGITAKVSPGKITTLVGPSGSGKSTLLSLCNLLMTPDEGDIHVLGKPISEWEIPELRRKVALVFQDAPMLQGTVLYNLQTVERLHGTVLDDPAGLLERVGLTRDLLEQKAQELSGGQRQRLALARTLANRPDILLLDEITSALDPASVKEVEELLLQMNKEEGTTMVWITHHMEQARRVGHETWLMIDGRLIEQADTETFFDAPQHSETRRFVAGEWV; encoded by the coding sequence ATGGAACCCAAGCCACTTCCAGCTATTGAATTCAATCACATTATCAAATATTTCACCGGGTCTGGACAGCAACGTGCTGTTCTGAACGGGATTACAGCAAAAGTCTCCCCCGGCAAAATCACCACGTTGGTCGGTCCATCGGGGTCTGGTAAAAGCACGTTGCTTTCACTGTGCAACCTCCTAATGACACCGGATGAAGGAGACATCCATGTCCTCGGCAAACCTATATCGGAGTGGGAGATCCCTGAACTGAGACGGAAAGTAGCATTGGTTTTTCAGGATGCCCCCATGCTTCAGGGAACGGTCCTATACAATCTCCAAACCGTAGAACGGCTGCACGGTACAGTGCTGGATGATCCTGCCGGCCTGTTGGAACGCGTAGGACTTACTCGCGACCTGTTGGAACAGAAGGCGCAGGAACTGTCCGGCGGACAAAGACAGCGCTTGGCCTTGGCGCGGACACTCGCGAACCGTCCGGATATTTTACTGCTGGATGAGATTACTTCTGCACTGGACCCTGCCTCGGTCAAAGAGGTTGAGGAACTGTTGCTGCAAATGAACAAAGAAGAGGGAACAACGATGGTCTGGATTACGCATCATATGGAACAAGCCCGCAGGGTAGGCCACGAAACATGGCTGATGATCGACGGAAGACTGATAGAACAAGCGGATACGGAGACGTTTTTTGATGCTCCACAGCATAGTGAGACCCGCAGGTTTGTAGCAGGAGAATGGGTATGA
- a CDS encoding ABC transporter permease produces the protein MTIVALILSLGFVFIAIVMSKSFKLGLDRDIIIATIRASVQLLAIGYVLHLIFGMQSYGFIVLFILLMITVASQNVARKGRFIPGLMWKSFLTLLCVEIVTQTFLIGLHIIPATARYMIPISGMIIGSSMILSSLLVSRLKSEVLLRKPEIMLILALGGTPRQAIFPILKDCIRSSMIPTIEGQKTLGLVQLPGMMTGQIIAGANPIAAVRLQLLIVFTTMTSAILTSVLLSLFIYPALFNRQQQLHTEAWER, from the coding sequence ATGACGATTGTTGCCTTGATTCTCTCTCTCGGTTTTGTATTTATCGCCATCGTCATGTCCAAATCCTTCAAACTCGGTCTGGACCGAGACATAATTATCGCCACAATCAGAGCGTCGGTTCAACTGCTGGCGATTGGATATGTATTGCATTTGATTTTTGGGATGCAAAGCTACGGATTTATCGTATTATTCATTCTGCTCATGATTACCGTAGCCTCACAAAATGTTGCGCGCAAAGGACGATTTATCCCCGGTCTCATGTGGAAATCATTCCTGACGCTGCTGTGTGTGGAAATCGTTACACAGACATTCCTCATTGGCCTGCATATCATTCCTGCGACAGCCCGGTATATGATTCCGATTAGCGGCATGATCATTGGCAGTTCCATGATTTTGTCCAGCCTGCTGGTGTCTCGGCTCAAGTCGGAAGTCCTGCTGCGCAAGCCTGAAATCATGCTCATTCTGGCGTTAGGCGGCACGCCTAGACAAGCCATCTTCCCTATACTCAAGGATTGCATACGTTCCAGTATGATTCCAACCATTGAGGGGCAGAAAACGCTGGGGCTTGTCCAGCTTCCCGGCATGATGACCGGACAAATCATCGCAGGTGCCAATCCGATTGCCGCCGTGCGTTTGCAATTGCTCATCGTATTTACCACCATGACCTCTGCTATTTTGACCAGCGTGCTGCTCAGCCTGTTCATTTATCCGGCATTATTTAACCGCCAGCAACAACTGCACACAGAAGCATGGGAACGCTAA
- a CDS encoding KGG domain-containing protein, whose product MANNNQNGKMSREEAGRLGGEATAKNHDKEFYQEIGEKGGEATSKSHGKDFYQEIGEKGGEATSKNHDKEFYQEIGRKGGEARGNSDQSDSDGKMSREEAGRKGGEARARQRRDN is encoded by the coding sequence ATGGCTAACAACAACCAAAATGGCAAAATGAGTCGCGAAGAGGCAGGACGTTTAGGTGGAGAAGCTACTGCTAAAAATCACGACAAAGAATTTTATCAAGAGATTGGCGAAAAAGGTGGCGAAGCCACTTCCAAAAGTCATGGCAAGGACTTCTACCAGGAAATTGGTGAAAAAGGCGGCGAAGCCACTTCCAAAAACCATGACAAGGAATTCTATCAAGAAATCGGACGCAAGGGCGGCGAAGCCCGTGGCAACTCAGACCAAAGTGATAGCGACGGGAAAATGAGCAGGGAAGAAGCTGGCCGTAAAGGCGGCGAAGCCCGCGCACGTCAGCGTAGAGATAACTGA
- a CDS encoding zeta toxin family protein, whose translation MSEPFATMFVFAGNNGSGKSTIRNLIVDKLGVSVNIDPDALARGIDRENPDRHKVSAGKEAIKLARDCIRNKRDFTVETTLAGGNVIRQMRMAKEKGFEVIMFYVGLGDYRLNIERVAARVRNGGHHIDTADIIRRHQTSLDNLLLHLKLINHLIVIDNSSSDGVIVLESDSETIKHHVALLPDWVEIIDSYLQNKNADQE comes from the coding sequence ATGAGTGAGCCGTTTGCTACTATGTTTGTATTCGCAGGAAACAATGGAAGTGGTAAGAGTACAATTCGTAATCTAATCGTTGATAAACTTGGTGTAAGTGTTAATATCGATCCAGATGCGTTAGCGCGAGGGATTGATCGTGAAAACCCTGATCGACACAAAGTATCGGCAGGAAAGGAAGCGATTAAGCTAGCGCGGGATTGTATAAGAAATAAACGAGATTTTACCGTAGAGACGACACTTGCTGGTGGCAATGTGATTCGACAAATGCGAATGGCAAAAGAAAAGGGCTTTGAAGTTATTATGTTTTATGTGGGCCTTGGTGATTATCGTCTTAATATCGAGCGAGTTGCTGCACGAGTTCGAAATGGGGGTCACCACATTGATACCGCTGATATTATAAGACGGCATCAGACCTCGCTGGACAATCTTCTCTTACATCTTAAACTTATCAATCATTTAATTGTCATTGACAACAGCAGCTCAGATGGCGTGATTGTATTGGAATCAGATAGTGAAACGATAAAACATCATGTGGCGTTGTTACCGGATTGGGTTGAAATCATTGATAGTTACTTGCAAAATAAAAATGCTGATCAAGAATAA
- a CDS encoding serine hydrolase domain-containing protein: MGLDNKVFAIQAGLDGRVNAVIDQTLAEKRLVGAVVMIYMDGSPVYVRAAGLADREEQRPMHEDALFRLSSVSKPIVSTAALVLAAQGLIKLDESIERWLPDFRPRLISGEQPSITVRQLLTHTAGLTYGFLEEEGGGPYHRAGVSDGMDFSNLTLEENLQRLASVPLLYTPGKAWGYSIATDVLGAIISRVCGTTLDAAVRKLVTEPLGMHDTSFAVADAGRLAAPYVNDISEPRRMRELEVAQVFEGTAGLRFQPARAFDPTAFHSGGSGMIGSAKDFMRLLETLRNGGNPLLSEEWVREMGTIQTGNLPLAGWPGRGFGLGFTVLQNPDESGTAESPGTWRLGGAYGHSWFVDPALRLSVVAFTNTAFEGMSGPFTTELCQAIYGSSNRV, translated from the coding sequence ATGGGTTTGGATAATAAAGTTTTTGCGATACAAGCTGGTCTGGACGGACGTGTAAATGCAGTTATAGATCAAACCCTTGCCGAGAAGCGCCTGGTCGGCGCAGTCGTCATGATATATATGGACGGTTCACCCGTGTATGTCCGAGCGGCGGGGCTGGCTGATCGAGAAGAACAACGTCCTATGCATGAGGATGCTTTATTTCGGCTTTCTTCTGTATCCAAACCGATTGTATCTACTGCGGCTTTGGTTTTGGCAGCCCAAGGATTGATTAAGCTCGATGAATCTATTGAACGCTGGTTGCCCGATTTTCGCCCCCGATTAATCAGTGGTGAGCAGCCCTCCATTACAGTACGCCAATTGCTGACACATACTGCCGGGTTGACCTATGGCTTTTTAGAGGAAGAAGGCGGCGGCCCCTATCATCGTGCAGGCGTATCAGATGGCATGGATTTCTCAAATCTTACGCTGGAAGAGAACTTGCAACGTTTGGCTTCTGTGCCACTGTTATATACACCGGGTAAAGCGTGGGGATATTCGATTGCTACTGATGTGCTCGGCGCTATCATTAGCCGTGTATGTGGCACAACCCTTGATGCTGCTGTTAGAAAGCTCGTTACCGAACCTCTCGGTATGCACGACACCAGTTTTGCGGTCGCGGATGCTGGACGGCTTGCGGCTCCTTATGTCAACGATATATCAGAACCCCGGCGGATGCGTGAGCTTGAGGTTGCGCAGGTTTTTGAAGGCACCGCAGGACTTCGTTTTCAGCCTGCACGAGCCTTTGATCCCACGGCTTTCCACTCTGGTGGCTCTGGTATGATTGGCAGCGCAAAAGATTTCATGCGGCTGCTGGAAACACTGCGAAACGGCGGCAATCCGTTGCTTTCAGAGGAATGGGTCCGTGAAATGGGCACCATCCAGACCGGGAACCTCCCCTTGGCAGGCTGGCCGGGGCGGGGCTTTGGACTAGGATTCACCGTACTCCAAAATCCCGACGAAAGTGGAACAGCAGAATCACCCGGAACGTGGCGTCTCGGAGGAGCTTACGGCCATTCGTGGTTCGTTGATCCCGCACTAAGACTTAGTGTTGTCGCCTTTACCAATACAGCATTCGAAGGGATGTCAGGTCCGTTTACAACCGAGCTTTGCCAAGCCATTTACGGTAGCTCAAATAGGGTCTAA
- a CDS encoding Lrp/AsnC family transcriptional regulator, with amino-acid sequence MDQVDHKILLCLQNQARISMTELGKEVGLSQPAVTERVRRMEDKGIITGYRAIVSHEKVGKPIMAHVLVHTNQCNSFVEFCQSAPEVIECHRISGEQNYLLKVMVESMLKLEQFGDECGKHGHSTTLIVLSSPVDHKYVTPTLLDPI; translated from the coding sequence ATGGATCAAGTGGATCATAAAATTTTGTTGTGTCTACAAAACCAGGCGCGTATCTCCATGACCGAGCTGGGTAAGGAGGTTGGGCTTTCCCAGCCTGCCGTAACGGAAAGAGTGCGGCGCATGGAGGATAAAGGTATTATCACCGGGTATCGTGCCATAGTTTCACATGAGAAAGTCGGAAAGCCGATCATGGCTCACGTGCTCGTGCACACGAATCAATGCAATTCATTTGTTGAGTTTTGCCAATCTGCACCTGAAGTCATTGAGTGCCATAGAATCAGCGGCGAGCAAAATTACTTACTGAAAGTCATGGTTGAGTCTATGCTCAAGCTGGAGCAGTTCGGGGATGAGTGTGGAAAGCACGGGCACTCTACCACGTTAATTGTCCTGTCCTCGCCTGTAGACCATAAATATGTAACCCCCACTTTATTAGACCCTATTTGA
- a CDS encoding MFS transporter — MKYSKPLLFIALGLFGVYTIEFGVVGILPVIIERFHITAAQAGFLVSSFALIIALFGPFMVLLMSRFNRKRIMTMSLFVFAITSLLSAYTSNFYLLVILRIIPALFHPVYFSLAFVAATALYPPEKATQASAKAFLGTSMGMVLGIPITAYIANQFSYEASFWFTAVANGLAGIGILFMLPDTPQAEMFSYRKQLGILRKVSLWLNIGAATFIFAAMFSVYSYSAEYLGQNTGMSSKVISFLLIIFGIGGMLGNLLAGKLMGLHKVRTALFHPVVLGGTYLLLYGISSSFIPTLFIIIVWGAVHTSGLIVAQIWVIDEAKEAPAFANSLYISFINLGVSLGSLAGGWFIARAGIHGTLWSGLLFAMLAMVCIGSKLIYPRILRKYKGLDVQS; from the coding sequence ATGAAATATAGTAAGCCCCTGCTTTTCATTGCGCTTGGCCTATTTGGTGTATACACGATTGAGTTCGGTGTGGTTGGCATTTTGCCGGTCATCATTGAACGGTTTCATATTACGGCAGCTCAGGCCGGGTTTCTTGTCAGTTCATTTGCATTGATCATCGCGTTGTTCGGTCCCTTCATGGTGCTATTGATGTCCAGGTTTAACCGCAAGCGAATCATGACAATGTCGTTGTTTGTTTTTGCCATAACAAGCTTGCTGTCAGCCTATACATCCAACTTTTATCTACTAGTGATTTTACGTATCATTCCGGCTCTGTTTCACCCGGTGTATTTCTCGCTTGCCTTTGTCGCTGCCACTGCGTTGTATCCCCCGGAAAAAGCAACGCAAGCTTCCGCCAAGGCCTTTCTCGGCACGAGCATGGGAATGGTACTCGGTATTCCAATTACAGCCTATATCGCCAATCAATTTTCATACGAGGCCTCCTTCTGGTTTACTGCGGTAGCGAATGGGCTTGCAGGGATAGGTATTTTATTTATGCTGCCGGATACACCGCAAGCCGAAATGTTCTCCTATCGGAAGCAGCTTGGCATTTTGCGTAAAGTATCGCTGTGGCTCAATATCGGGGCGGCTACTTTTATTTTTGCAGCCATGTTCTCGGTGTATAGCTATTCTGCCGAATATTTGGGGCAAAATACAGGGATGAGCAGCAAGGTTATCAGTTTTCTGCTTATTATTTTCGGCATCGGCGGAATGCTCGGCAATCTGTTGGCTGGCAAGCTCATGGGCTTGCATAAGGTACGGACCGCTCTTTTTCATCCAGTAGTCTTGGGGGGCACCTATTTGTTGTTGTACGGGATCAGTTCTTCATTTATCCCTACGCTCTTCATCATTATCGTGTGGGGGGCCGTTCATACCAGCGGACTGATTGTCGCCCAGATTTGGGTGATTGATGAGGCCAAAGAAGCTCCTGCGTTTGCCAACAGTCTTTATATCTCGTTTATTAACCTAGGGGTCTCACTGGGCTCGCTGGCAGGGGGGTGGTTTATTGCCAGAGCGGGAATCCATGGGACGCTGTGGAGCGGTTTGCTGTTCGCCATGCTGGCGATGGTATGCATCGGGTCTAAGTTGATTTATCCACGTATTTTGCGAAAATATAAAGGGTTAGATGTGCAAAGCTAA
- a CDS encoding helix-turn-helix domain-containing protein: protein MSSPRLPKLPRYPDLTAAGEEFFFPDVRTTVNLFAIHTRSVGREWSYPPHEHPQYEINIVLAGEQIMVVDGCSYTQRQGDLVLLRPGIVHSSHSNGEGFTYFCMHFDIDDKLFLSLLSRLEQVLFPAEGTVAGQMGPALSKLLDLSTPEDIGIGSDSVAKRMRIQSAVFELFATLWEAVSSEAAHLPGRGYVQAELAHQIASRLQGRVNQPYGQAGSVEKQDGIEGISSELGISVSHCNRVFRSVFGVSPRVYLSELVLHEAKLLLADPQWSVQQIADMLGYGDIAHFSRQFKRWSGQSPTSYRKSTVQESPNE, encoded by the coding sequence ATGTCGTCACCACGTTTACCGAAGCTTCCCCGTTATCCAGACCTTACAGCTGCCGGAGAGGAATTCTTTTTTCCCGATGTACGGACCACGGTCAATTTGTTTGCCATTCATACACGAAGTGTCGGAAGAGAGTGGAGCTATCCGCCACACGAGCATCCTCAATATGAAATTAACATCGTGCTTGCGGGAGAACAGATCATGGTTGTGGATGGTTGCAGCTATACCCAGCGACAGGGTGATCTGGTGCTGCTGCGCCCGGGGATTGTCCACTCCAGCCATAGTAACGGAGAGGGATTTACGTATTTTTGTATGCATTTCGACATTGATGATAAGCTGTTTCTCTCGCTCCTGAGTCGTCTGGAGCAGGTGCTGTTTCCAGCTGAAGGCACCGTAGCAGGTCAGATGGGACCAGCGTTGAGCAAGCTGCTCGATCTTTCAACGCCAGAAGACATAGGAATAGGTAGTGATTCGGTGGCAAAGCGTATGCGAATTCAATCTGCTGTGTTTGAACTGTTCGCAACATTGTGGGAGGCTGTGTCCAGTGAAGCGGCCCATCTGCCGGGGCGTGGATATGTACAGGCAGAGCTTGCCCATCAGATTGCCAGTCGTCTTCAGGGCAGAGTGAATCAGCCTTATGGACAGGCCGGATCGGTGGAAAAACAGGATGGGATCGAGGGGATTTCATCCGAGCTAGGTATTAGCGTGTCCCATTGTAATCGTGTATTCCGTAGCGTTTTCGGCGTATCTCCCCGTGTATATCTATCTGAGCTTGTGCTGCATGAGGCCAAGTTGCTGTTGGCTGATCCGCAATGGTCGGTGCAACAAATTGCCGATATGCTCGGCTATGGGGATATTGCGCATTTTAGCAGACAGTTCAAGCGCTGGTCGGGCCAATCGCCGACATCCTATCGCAAAAGCACGGTACAGGAAAGCCCAAACGAATAA
- a CDS encoding glycoside hydrolase family 52 protein gives MSKNIFYNTQHAPIGSFSSFTLGFKGNRGGLGLELGKPADENVYIGLQSRDGGSYEALPFFASTQDESARYDVEKKGKRTEPQLMAFADSDITRELKAGTDTWQAGDLTFRLYSPVRPVPEPGTAGMDELRAALVPAVFAELTVDNTQGTAARKAFFGYQGSDPYSGIRIIGEDPRRDATDSTPLEGRLTGIGQGRSTAIVTNSREAVPASGFAMEKLLGETMAENLSFGLGVTGALLMDVPAGEKRTYTFAICFYRGGIVTTGIEASYYYTRLFKDIEDVGSYALKHFTDLTAACVQANRWMESANLSPDQEFMLAQAIHSYYGSTQLLSHQADGEPIWVVNEGEYRMMNTLDLTADQLYYELILNPWTVRNELEWFVQRYSYRDEVRFPGEEQTYPGGITFTHDMGVANVFSRQGYSCYELAGIDDCFSYMSHEELVNWLCCATVYIEQTQDQSFTTRMLPVLCDCFESMLRRDHPDPAQRNGLMGLDSSRTRGGAEITTYDSLDVSLGQSRNNIYLGSKCWAVYVALEKIFASKGLDSLSQEAGLQADKCAAAITAHMTDKGYIPAVIKEGNDSQIIPAIEGLIFPYFTGCEAALKPDGRFGGYIQALRRHLETVLVPGVCLFEDGGWKLSSTSNNSWLSKIYLSQFIARELLELPWEEAGQAADAAHVSWLLHPEESYWCWSDQILSGIAHGSKYYPRGVTAILWLYEGNGNRLTLPEHMSQDQKQHV, from the coding sequence ATGTCGAAAAATATATTTTATAACACGCAGCATGCACCGATCGGTTCTTTTTCCAGCTTTACGCTTGGGTTTAAGGGCAATCGCGGCGGACTCGGTTTGGAGCTGGGCAAGCCTGCCGATGAAAATGTATATATTGGGCTGCAATCCAGAGATGGCGGATCATACGAGGCGCTTCCCTTTTTTGCATCCACACAGGATGAAAGTGCCCGCTACGACGTGGAGAAAAAGGGTAAACGAACGGAACCACAGCTTATGGCCTTTGCCGATTCAGACATTACCCGTGAGCTAAAAGCAGGAACGGATACATGGCAGGCTGGTGATTTGACGTTCCGGCTGTACTCTCCTGTTCGCCCGGTGCCCGAGCCGGGAACCGCGGGTATGGATGAGCTGCGAGCAGCGTTGGTTCCGGCGGTATTCGCTGAGCTAACCGTCGATAACACGCAAGGAACTGCAGCACGAAAAGCTTTTTTCGGCTATCAGGGCAGTGATCCGTATAGCGGCATACGCATTATTGGAGAAGATCCGCGCAGGGACGCTACGGATTCTACCCCATTGGAGGGAAGACTCACAGGCATCGGCCAAGGGCGCAGCACAGCCATTGTGACCAACAGTAGAGAAGCGGTACCTGCCAGCGGATTTGCAATGGAGAAGCTGCTTGGGGAGACCATGGCCGAGAATTTATCCTTTGGCCTGGGCGTGACGGGTGCGCTTCTGATGGACGTTCCCGCAGGTGAGAAGCGCACGTATACCTTCGCCATATGCTTCTATCGCGGCGGCATCGTAACGACAGGCATCGAAGCATCGTATTACTATACCCGGCTGTTCAAGGATATTGAAGACGTGGGGAGCTATGCATTGAAGCATTTTACAGACCTCACCGCAGCCTGTGTTCAGGCTAATCGCTGGATGGAGTCGGCTAACCTGAGCCCAGACCAGGAATTCATGCTCGCTCAGGCGATCCACAGCTACTACGGCAGCACCCAACTGCTTAGTCACCAAGCGGACGGAGAACCGATCTGGGTTGTGAACGAAGGCGAGTATCGGATGATGAATACACTCGATTTGACGGCAGATCAGCTCTACTATGAATTGATTTTAAATCCATGGACGGTGCGCAACGAGCTGGAGTGGTTTGTCCAAAGGTACAGTTATCGGGATGAGGTACGCTTTCCGGGAGAGGAACAGACCTATCCGGGTGGTATCACGTTTACGCATGATATGGGCGTGGCCAACGTGTTCTCCCGGCAGGGATACTCCTGTTATGAGCTGGCAGGGATTGACGACTGCTTCTCTTATATGAGCCATGAGGAGCTGGTGAACTGGCTTTGCTGCGCCACGGTATATATCGAGCAGACACAGGATCAGTCATTTACAACACGCATGCTGCCTGTCTTGTGTGACTGCTTCGAAAGCATGCTGCGGCGGGATCACCCCGACCCGGCACAACGAAACGGCTTGATGGGCTTGGACAGCTCTAGAACCCGGGGAGGCGCGGAAATTACGACCTACGACAGTCTGGACGTATCTCTGGGTCAGTCCCGCAACAACATTTATCTAGGCAGCAAATGCTGGGCGGTATATGTTGCACTGGAAAAAATATTTGCCTCAAAAGGGCTTGACTCCCTCTCACAGGAGGCTGGCTTACAGGCGGACAAATGCGCAGCCGCAATCACAGCACATATGACAGACAAGGGCTATATTCCTGCAGTTATTAAGGAAGGCAATGACTCGCAGATTATTCCTGCCATTGAGGGGCTGATCTTCCCTTACTTTACAGGATGTGAGGCTGCGCTTAAGCCTGATGGACGGTTCGGTGGATATATCCAAGCACTGCGGCGCCATTTGGAAACTGTACTGGTACCGGGAGTTTGTCTGTTTGAAGACGGAGGCTGGAAGCTGTCCTCGACCAGTAACAACTCCTGGCTGAGCAAAATCTATCTGTCACAGTTTATTGCCCGTGAGTTGCTGGAACTGCCTTGGGAAGAAGCTGGGCAGGCCGCAGACGCTGCCCACGTCTCATGGCTCCTTCACCCTGAAGAATCCTATTGGTGCTGGAGTGATCAGATACTCTCCGGTATTGCTCACGGCAGCAAATACTATCCACGCGGAGTTACTGCTATTTTGTGGCTGTATGAAGGCAACGGCAACCGTCTGACTCTCCCTGAGCATATGAGTCAGGATCAGAAACAGCATGTCTGA